The following proteins are co-located in the Aurantiacibacter atlanticus genome:
- a CDS encoding response regulator, whose translation MSMLKLQESRRMVDGLAVAAAVLASVALIQFAAGSITVTLAYTGGLVVLGLIAFVAGRTPASNPVTQSTDVPDWAVTVAAIELPDLAIAITDRANRLVCANSAFELWFGSSNGPPRLPVDGASADQLARLARASWRDGKAEPVTIADEHRSWTASAVRAGRGDDYMIWRFSPVVRSEPIAKIGKHISGLFGRVLGAAGIVVALVSPDGTVRAGNQALARRAFGDETARMTGQEFVHLLRSDERERIYFAREGKKGSPQTLVQVPLADPDEAAREAVPGKATAESPSLMLLIDAGIGIGGWSSETKGQAAQLEGLLGQLPLGLATTDRDGHFIFANPAFRRAAGITSDDLPPYPGDIVVARDKTAMSDAVRRFGQGPASSGDIAVRLRNDPDEPVSMGLAGVRGLGEAAVLMSLADTTEEARLKRQVAQATKMQAVGQLAGGVAHDFNNVLTAIIGYCDLMLLRHTPGDSDYDDIQQIKANSNRAASLTRQLLAFSRQQTLQPEIIQLPDILSEVGQLLKRLLGAKITLKVQHDRDLGLVRADPRQLEQVIINLAVNARDAIQSAGGGEGTAGTLSFVTRRVEARDIRRMGTEIIPAGDYTVLIAEDTGGGIPQNVIGNIFEPFFTTKEQGKGTGLGLSTVYGIVKQSGGFIFAGNAKGPDGKVKGARFTLYLPVHHVTEEEIKKAEAEETSREWSGGGTILLVEDEDMVRAVAERALARQGYTIVTASDGDEGLEAFLKEPDRFDMVLTDVVMPSMDGPAMAKEIRKARPRLPILFMSGYAEEQLRGEIDIDNMYFIPKPFSVKQIGEKVGDVLRHSSRSERNDR comes from the coding sequence ATGAGCATGCTGAAGTTGCAGGAATCGCGGCGGATGGTGGATGGTCTCGCCGTGGCGGCGGCCGTGCTCGCCAGCGTGGCACTTATCCAGTTTGCGGCCGGAAGCATCACGGTTACGCTGGCCTATACTGGCGGACTGGTGGTTCTTGGCCTTATTGCGTTTGTCGCCGGACGCACTCCCGCAAGTAATCCGGTAACGCAAAGCACGGACGTCCCGGACTGGGCTGTGACCGTGGCCGCAATCGAGCTGCCTGATCTTGCCATTGCCATCACCGATCGTGCCAACCGTCTGGTCTGCGCCAATTCCGCGTTTGAGCTGTGGTTCGGGTCCAGTAATGGCCCGCCCCGCCTGCCGGTGGACGGGGCAAGTGCAGATCAGCTTGCGCGGCTGGCACGGGCTTCATGGCGGGATGGTAAGGCTGAACCGGTCACGATCGCAGATGAACATCGCAGTTGGACGGCAAGTGCAGTGCGCGCCGGGCGCGGGGATGATTACATGATCTGGCGGTTCTCGCCAGTCGTTCGAAGCGAGCCTATTGCAAAGATCGGCAAACACATTTCTGGCCTTTTTGGCCGTGTGTTGGGTGCGGCAGGTATTGTTGTTGCTCTGGTCTCTCCGGATGGAACGGTGCGTGCAGGCAATCAGGCGCTCGCCCGCCGTGCATTTGGAGACGAGACGGCGCGCATGACCGGGCAAGAGTTTGTTCACCTGCTACGATCCGACGAACGTGAACGGATTTATTTTGCCCGTGAAGGCAAGAAGGGCAGCCCGCAAACGCTGGTGCAAGTTCCTTTGGCTGACCCTGACGAGGCTGCCCGCGAGGCGGTGCCCGGCAAGGCGACGGCGGAATCGCCGTCTCTCATGCTCCTGATCGATGCCGGTATCGGGATTGGCGGATGGAGCAGCGAAACAAAAGGACAGGCAGCGCAACTCGAAGGTTTGCTGGGGCAACTGCCCCTGGGTCTCGCCACAACTGATCGTGACGGGCATTTCATCTTTGCCAATCCCGCCTTCCGGCGCGCTGCGGGAATCACCAGTGATGATCTGCCGCCCTATCCCGGTGATATTGTGGTCGCGCGTGACAAGACGGCAATGTCCGATGCCGTGCGCCGGTTTGGCCAGGGTCCGGCAAGTTCCGGCGATATCGCTGTGCGACTGCGCAATGATCCTGATGAGCCGGTGAGCATGGGTCTGGCCGGTGTCCGCGGGCTGGGCGAGGCGGCGGTGCTGATGAGCCTTGCCGATACAACTGAAGAAGCGCGTCTCAAAAGACAGGTGGCGCAGGCCACCAAGATGCAGGCGGTTGGCCAGTTGGCGGGCGGTGTTGCGCATGATTTCAATAATGTGCTGACCGCGATAATTGGCTATTGCGACCTGATGTTGCTGCGCCACACGCCGGGTGACAGCGATTATGACGATATCCAGCAGATCAAGGCCAATTCCAACCGCGCCGCCAGCCTGACCCGGCAATTGCTAGCTTTCAGCAGGCAGCAGACCCTGCAACCCGAGATTATCCAGCTGCCCGATATTCTGTCCGAGGTGGGCCAGCTGCTCAAGCGTCTGCTGGGCGCAAAGATCACGCTGAAGGTGCAGCATGATCGTGATCTCGGCCTTGTGCGTGCCGATCCGCGCCAGCTGGAGCAGGTGATCATAAATCTTGCGGTCAACGCCCGCGATGCAATCCAGTCTGCCGGCGGCGGTGAAGGGACGGCGGGCACGCTGTCCTTCGTGACGCGGCGCGTAGAGGCCCGCGATATACGCCGCATGGGGACAGAGATAATCCCCGCAGGCGATTATACCGTGCTGATCGCAGAAGATACGGGCGGTGGCATCCCGCAAAATGTCATTGGCAACATCTTCGAACCGTTTTTCACGACGAAGGAGCAGGGCAAGGGGACAGGGCTCGGCCTTTCCACGGTTTATGGCATCGTCAAGCAATCGGGCGGTTTCATCTTTGCGGGCAATGCCAAAGGCCCTGATGGCAAGGTAAAGGGCGCGCGCTTTACGCTCTATCTGCCGGTCCACCATGTCACGGAAGAGGAAATCAAGAAGGCCGAAGCCGAAGAGACTTCCCGTGAATGGTCAGGGGGCGGCACGATCCTGCTTGTGGAGGATGAAGACATGGTCCGCGCCGTGGCCGAACGCGCATTGGCGCGTCAGGGCTACACAATTGTCACTGCCAGTGACGGGGATGAAGGGCTTGAAGCCTTTCTGAAAGAACCTGACCGCTTCGACATGGTTCTGACTGATGTCGTGATGCCCAGCATGGATGGCCCGGCCATGGCGAAGGAAATTCGCAAGGCCCGGCCTCGGCTGCCCATCTTGTTCATGTCCGGATATGCCGAAGAGCAATTGCGAGGCGAAATTGACATCGACAATATGTATTTCATTCCCAAGCCTTTCAGCGTCAAACAGATAGGTGAGAAGGTTGGCGATGTATTGCGCCATTCATCGCGCAGCGAACGGAACGACCGATAA
- a CDS encoding DUF4139 domain-containing protein yields MTKRLFAATLFAATAFALPALAQEQEESAQGDVSVTIYQNNQALVQDIRNLNIGRGRTRIEFPDVSAQIRPATLSFNADGTAIVEQNFDFDLLTPQKLMEKAIGQTVTLVRTNPATGTELREQAEILSTAGGVVVRIGDRIEVLRDDGLPVRVIFDGVPTNLRARPTLSVTLESNRSGTRPASIRYLTPGLGWSSDYVAMYDEGRGTVDMQGWVTLTNNTGTTFQNADTLLVAGNPSVRGSGPRPDMVRPGTETAERERLGDFYLYPIEGRTTIANAQTKQVSFLDVQGVPARRVYSIGSGWLASDEDFRPASSAISFNSSSDGGLGDALPAGTVRFYQRDAQGNPQFIGENGIGHTPMGSTLSLRTGNAFDVFMQAEVENRQVITSAEYARSARYRVFEDGELVREVKVDHAVDYYRTTMRYTFTNAKPEPVEVELTQGGLDRGWWGRDFRVVSEDMAGEQINFGTRLYRVTVPANGERVVRVTYESRF; encoded by the coding sequence ATGACCAAGCGCCTTTTTGCTGCAACACTGTTCGCCGCCACAGCTTTCGCCTTGCCCGCTTTGGCGCAGGAGCAGGAGGAGAGCGCGCAGGGCGATGTTTCAGTTACCATCTACCAGAACAATCAGGCGCTTGTGCAGGATATCCGCAATCTGAACATCGGGCGCGGTCGCACACGGATCGAATTTCCTGATGTCTCGGCGCAAATCCGTCCGGCAACACTCAGCTTCAATGCGGATGGCACCGCAATTGTGGAACAGAATTTCGATTTCGATCTGTTGACCCCGCAAAAACTGATGGAAAAGGCGATAGGGCAAACGGTGACATTGGTGCGGACCAATCCTGCCACCGGTACGGAATTGCGCGAACAGGCTGAAATTCTTTCCACCGCTGGCGGCGTAGTTGTGCGCATCGGTGACCGGATCGAGGTGCTGCGCGACGATGGTCTGCCGGTGCGAGTCATCTTTGATGGCGTGCCGACCAATCTGCGCGCCCGGCCTACGCTCTCTGTCACGCTGGAAAGCAACCGTTCAGGCACGCGCCCGGCCTCCATCCGCTATCTCACGCCCGGTCTCGGCTGGTCATCGGATTATGTCGCCATGTATGACGAAGGGCGCGGTACGGTTGATATGCAGGGCTGGGTCACGCTGACCAACAATACCGGCACGACTTTTCAAAATGCCGATACGCTGCTAGTTGCAGGCAATCCCAGCGTAAGGGGCTCTGGCCCGCGCCCGGATATGGTGCGTCCCGGAACTGAAACGGCAGAGCGGGAAAGACTTGGCGATTTCTATCTCTATCCGATCGAAGGACGCACGACGATCGCGAATGCGCAGACCAAGCAGGTAAGCTTTCTGGACGTGCAGGGCGTTCCTGCAAGGCGGGTCTATTCCATAGGTTCTGGCTGGCTTGCCAGTGACGAGGATTTCCGCCCCGCGTCCAGTGCCATAAGCTTCAATTCAAGCAGCGACGGCGGGCTGGGTGACGCGCTTCCTGCCGGCACGGTGCGCTTTTATCAGCGCGATGCGCAGGGCAATCCACAATTCATCGGCGAAAATGGCATTGGTCACACACCGATGGGCAGCACGCTCTCATTGCGCACTGGCAATGCCTTTGATGTCTTTATGCAGGCCGAGGTGGAAAACCGTCAGGTCATCACGTCGGCAGAGTATGCGCGCAGCGCCCGCTATCGCGTGTTTGAAGACGGGGAGTTGGTGCGAGAAGTAAAGGTCGATCATGCAGTCGATTATTATCGCACCACCATGCGCTACACCTTCACCAACGCCAAGCCAGAGCCGGTGGAGGTCGAATTGACGCAAGGCGGTCTCGATAGGGGTTGGTGGGGCCGCGATTTCCGTGTCGTGTCTGAAGATATGGCGGGCGAGCAAATCAATTTCGGCACCCGGCTATACCGCGTCACCGTGCCCGCAAACGGGGAGCGTGTCGTGCGTGTAACCTACGAATCGCGGTTCTGA
- a CDS encoding DUF4139 domain-containing protein — protein sequence MRLLATAFVSLLFSGAPLAAQDRAVVNASQPSALAVTVYRDPDRGTAEAMNVDWPRGFAMISETRTVTLPAGESRIRFDGVAEGMVAVSAIVTGLPGGAIEKNRNADLLSPAALVDGSLGNRVRITRTNPATGMETTQSAIVRTRADGGLVLQTQYGYEAVRCSGIPERLTFDGVFDGLSANPVFSIDTRVASGGTYTVTLSYLAWGFDWDANYVATLHEGRDSDDVRFDLTSWLTILNDNGQSFAGAELMAVAGTLNVVSDFEDLSDPPLARPLRLTCYPIGSTAAGSPVRYPYPPPPPPPPPLMAMRSEAITVTGSRVMADMEAPMAVMATEEQLGDLKLYRVPVPVDVNAQGMKQVAFLREEAVRGEIVYESDCLPWDWEESRPEAALIMLETINDERHGLGMALPSGSVTVFERGPLGEFLVAEENLRDYANGQDVELTLGESAQVFASCRSVSGKDPLASDAEWVGMQASFTNANPHAVTIRLQLGAPSQWRFQGIRERVRNGQRIVMITVPANGIRDVKWQVRSVED from the coding sequence ATGCGCCTGCTCGCAACCGCCTTTGTCTCGCTGCTTTTCAGTGGCGCGCCACTGGCAGCGCAAGATCGCGCGGTGGTCAATGCATCGCAACCGTCCGCTCTTGCAGTTACCGTTTATCGTGATCCCGATCGCGGCACCGCAGAGGCCATGAATGTCGATTGGCCGCGCGGCTTTGCGATGATTTCGGAAACGCGCACCGTTACCCTTCCGGCAGGCGAATCGCGCATTCGTTTCGATGGCGTGGCAGAAGGCATGGTAGCCGTGTCCGCCATCGTCACCGGACTTCCGGGCGGGGCGATCGAGAAAAATCGGAATGCCGATCTGCTCAGTCCCGCCGCTTTGGTAGACGGGTCTTTAGGCAATCGCGTGCGCATAACCCGTACCAATCCGGCAACCGGAATGGAGACGACCCAAAGTGCAATAGTGCGCACCCGCGCTGACGGCGGATTGGTGCTGCAGACACAGTATGGATATGAGGCGGTGCGCTGTTCCGGCATCCCTGAACGGCTGACGTTTGATGGCGTCTTTGATGGCCTGTCAGCCAATCCCGTATTCTCGATAGATACGCGCGTTGCCAGCGGCGGCACATATACCGTCACCCTCTCATACCTCGCCTGGGGTTTCGATTGGGACGCAAATTACGTCGCTACCCTTCACGAAGGGCGCGATAGCGATGACGTTCGCTTTGATCTGACCAGCTGGCTCACAATCCTCAACGACAATGGTCAAAGCTTTGCCGGGGCAGAGCTGATGGCGGTGGCTGGCACGCTGAACGTGGTGAGCGATTTTGAGGATCTGTCCGACCCGCCACTCGCGCGACCTCTTCGACTTACGTGTTATCCGATTGGCAGCACCGCTGCCGGATCGCCGGTGCGCTATCCTTATCCGCCACCGCCTCCGCCACCACCTCCGCTAATGGCCATGCGTAGTGAAGCGATCACGGTCACCGGCTCACGCGTTATGGCAGACATGGAAGCGCCGATGGCGGTGATGGCAACAGAAGAGCAGCTGGGTGATCTCAAGCTTTATCGCGTACCAGTGCCGGTTGATGTCAATGCGCAAGGAATGAAGCAGGTAGCCTTCCTGCGAGAAGAGGCGGTGCGCGGCGAAATCGTTTATGAAAGCGACTGTCTGCCTTGGGATTGGGAGGAAAGTAGGCCTGAAGCGGCTCTAATAATGCTGGAAACGATCAATGATGAGCGCCACGGCCTCGGTATGGCCTTGCCATCAGGGTCGGTTACCGTTTTCGAACGCGGACCGCTTGGCGAATTCTTGGTCGCTGAAGAAAATTTGCGTGATTACGCCAATGGGCAGGACGTTGAATTGACGCTCGGCGAAAGCGCACAAGTCTTCGCCAGCTGTAGAAGCGTGAGCGGCAAAGATCCTTTGGCAAGCGATGCCGAGTGGGTGGGAATGCAAGCCTCCTTTACCAATGCAAATCCACATGCGGTCACCATCAGGCTACAACTCGGTGCGCCTTCGCAATGGCGCTTCCAGGGCATTCGGGAACGTGTCCGTAATGGTCAGCGAATCGTGATGATCACTGTGCCAGCCAATGGTATCAGGGACGTTAAATGGCAGGTTCGCAGCGTCGAAGACTAA
- the recA gene encoding recombinase RecA, whose protein sequence is MASANLKLVEKESNVDRQKALDAALAQIDRAFGKGSAMKLGSREAMNVEAISTGSLGLDIALGIGGLPKGRVIEVYGPESSGKTTLALHVIAEAQKGGGTAAFVDAEHALDPVYARKLGVDIDELIVSQPDTGEQALEITDTLVRSNAIDVLVVDSVAALVPRAEIEGEMGDSHVGLQARLMSQSLRKLTGSINRSKCMVIFINQLRMKIGVMYGNPETTTGGNALKFYASVRLDIRRTGQIKDRDEVVGNATRVKVVKNKVAPPFKQVEFDIMYGEGISKIGEILDLGVKAGIVEKSGSWFSYDSVRIGQGRENAKTFLKENSEICAKLETAIRGKTDEVAEEMMTGPDANPED, encoded by the coding sequence ATGGCAAGTGCGAATCTAAAGCTCGTCGAAAAGGAATCCAACGTGGATCGTCAGAAGGCACTCGATGCCGCACTTGCGCAGATTGATCGCGCATTCGGTAAAGGTTCGGCAATGAAGCTGGGCAGCAGGGAAGCGATGAATGTGGAAGCCATTTCCACTGGCTCGCTCGGTCTCGATATCGCTCTCGGAATTGGCGGCCTGCCCAAGGGACGCGTGATCGAGGTGTATGGCCCCGAAAGTTCCGGTAAGACCACTTTGGCGCTTCACGTCATTGCTGAGGCGCAGAAGGGCGGCGGAACCGCAGCCTTCGTGGATGCCGAACATGCGCTTGATCCTGTTTACGCTCGCAAGCTGGGCGTTGATATTGACGAATTGATCGTGTCGCAGCCCGATACTGGCGAACAGGCACTCGAAATTACCGATACGCTCGTACGCTCGAACGCGATTGACGTGCTGGTGGTCGATTCAGTCGCCGCTCTGGTTCCCCGCGCCGAAATCGAAGGTGAGATGGGTGATAGTCATGTCGGATTGCAGGCCCGGCTCATGTCGCAATCCTTGCGCAAGCTTACCGGTTCGATAAATCGCTCGAAATGCATGGTTATTTTCATCAACCAGCTGCGCATGAAAATCGGTGTCATGTATGGCAATCCCGAAACGACCACGGGCGGGAACGCCCTGAAGTTTTATGCTTCGGTTCGTCTAGACATTCGCCGCACCGGCCAGATCAAGGACCGGGACGAAGTTGTGGGTAATGCCACTCGCGTAAAGGTCGTGAAGAACAAGGTTGCGCCGCCGTTTAAGCAGGTCGAATTCGATATAATGTATGGCGAAGGCATCTCGAAGATCGGCGAGATTCTCGATCTCGGTGTCAAGGCAGGCATCGTTGAGAAATCAGGTTCCTGGTTCAGCTACGATAGCGTACGCATTGGCCAGGGCCGAGAGAATGCGAAGACCTTTCTCAAGGAAAATTCCGAAATTTGCGCCAAGTTGGAAACTGCTATTCGTGGTAAAACCGACGAGGTCGCCGAGGAAATGATGACGGGGCCGGACGCGAACCCCGAAGACTGA
- a CDS encoding class I SAM-dependent methyltransferase, producing the protein MEQGEWQGRTGAAWAAEWRRTDRSFNVLTEQLLARTRNFSFKTALDIGCGAGELSLAIARGRPNITITGVDISQQLIDVARQRGDRMTNLSFEVADASDWSCDSASAPDLLISRHGVMFFDYPRTTFENLVNQSADGAGLLFSCFGDRSSNPMFTEVARLLPEPPAPSAPNKPGLFAFADPGHVETILGGSGWTHIAAEPFDFPMIAGSGEDPVEDAVAYFSCIGPAANMASELDSDAFDRFQDRVRNLAASRLYDGIVAFPASAWIVTARKG; encoded by the coding sequence ATGGAACAGGGCGAATGGCAGGGGCGTACGGGCGCAGCATGGGCAGCCGAATGGCGCCGGACCGATCGCAGCTTCAATGTGCTGACAGAACAGTTACTGGCCCGCACACGAAATTTCAGTTTCAAAACGGCGCTTGATATCGGTTGCGGCGCAGGGGAATTATCTCTCGCCATAGCGCGCGGCAGGCCGAACATTACAATCACCGGCGTCGACATCTCGCAGCAGCTTATCGACGTCGCGAGACAACGCGGCGATCGCATGACGAATCTGTCTTTCGAAGTGGCTGATGCCTCAGACTGGTCATGTGACAGCGCCTCTGCTCCCGATCTTCTTATATCGCGCCACGGTGTGATGTTCTTCGATTATCCGCGCACGACATTCGAAAATCTGGTCAATCAATCTGCTGATGGTGCTGGCTTGCTGTTCTCTTGCTTCGGTGATCGTTCCTCCAACCCGATGTTTACGGAAGTCGCGCGTCTTTTGCCGGAGCCTCCCGCACCGTCAGCGCCGAATAAGCCTGGCCTGTTTGCCTTTGCAGATCCCGGGCATGTCGAAACCATCCTTGGCGGCAGTGGCTGGACGCACATTGCTGCTGAGCCGTTCGATTTTCCCATGATTGCCGGTTCTGGTGAAGACCCGGTTGAGGATGCCGTGGCATATTTTTCCTGCATCGGCCCCGCCGCTAATATGGCCTCTGAACTGGATAGCGATGCATTTGACCGCTTTCAGGATCGGGTGCGCAACCTCGCCGCAAGCCGCCTTTACGATGGCATTGTCGCTTTCCCGGCTTCTGCTTGGATTGTAACCGCGCGCAAGGGATGA
- the alaS gene encoding alanine--tRNA ligase yields the protein MQSTNDIRRAFLDYFAQADHEIVPSAPLVPYNDPSLMFVNAGMVPFKNVFTGVETPPAPRATSSQKCVRAGGKHNDLDNVGYTARHLTFFEMLGNFSFGDYFKERAIELAWNMVTREFGLAADRLTVTVYHTDDEAYALWKKIAGLPDERIIRIATNDNFWAMGSDGPCGPSSEIFWDHGPDVAGGPPGSPEEDGDRFVEVWNLVFMQHVQQADEITGNLPRPSIDTGMGLERMATVLQGVHNVFETDTFCNLIEASEDLLKAKADETTIASHRVIADHLRSTSFLIADGVMPSNEGRGYVLRRIMRRAMRHAHLLGAEQPLMHRLVPTLISEMGQAYPDLPRGQALITEVLEREETRFRQTLEKGLRLLDEESAGLHEGDNLKGETAFKLYDTYGFPYDLTEDALRNRGISVDKDGFDAAMARQKAAARAAWKGTGAAADEELWFDIAEREGATEFTGYSAVEGEGHVVALVVDGKEVQSADSGQDVTVLTNQTPFYGESGGQAGDAGEINGDHRLEIEVEDTSKPLGRLHAHNGKITSGRISVGDTVHLAVDAERRDQIRANHSATHLVHAALRHHLGDHVTQKGSLVAPERLRFDFSHPKPMSPSQIMAIEAEVNAEIRANDEVVTRLMSPDDAIEAGAMALFGEKYGEEVRVLSIGRSDWNSSGYNYSVELCGGTHVRATGDIGLFRIVSESAVSSGVRRIEALTGEAARQWLVAREESLKTVAATLKTAPDEVEGRVAALVDERKRLERELAEAKKQLALGGGAGGAAPAANEDIGGIAYSGQVIDGIDPKELRGLLDEAKSRLGTGAAAIVAVNDGKAAIAAAVTNDLLERLSAVDLVRAGVEAVGGKGGGGRPDMAQGGGPDGDKADAAIDAVRKVIASKVSA from the coding sequence ATGCAATCGACCAATGATATTCGCCGTGCGTTTCTGGACTATTTCGCGCAAGCCGATCACGAGATCGTGCCATCGGCTCCGCTCGTCCCGTATAACGATCCTTCTCTCATGTTCGTCAATGCAGGCATGGTGCCTTTCAAGAACGTGTTCACGGGGGTCGAGACGCCGCCTGCGCCGCGTGCCACCAGCAGTCAGAAGTGCGTTCGCGCGGGCGGCAAGCACAATGATCTCGATAACGTAGGATACACAGCGCGCCATCTCACATTCTTCGAGATGCTCGGCAATTTCAGTTTCGGCGATTATTTCAAGGAACGCGCGATCGAATTGGCCTGGAACATGGTCACCAGGGAATTCGGTCTCGCAGCAGATCGGCTGACCGTCACTGTCTACCACACAGATGACGAGGCTTACGCCCTCTGGAAGAAGATCGCTGGCTTGCCCGATGAACGCATCATTCGCATTGCGACCAATGACAATTTCTGGGCGATGGGTTCGGATGGCCCTTGCGGACCGAGTTCCGAAATTTTCTGGGACCACGGGCCGGACGTGGCAGGTGGTCCTCCCGGCTCACCTGAAGAGGACGGGGACCGTTTCGTCGAGGTTTGGAACCTCGTCTTTATGCAGCATGTCCAGCAGGCTGATGAGATTACAGGCAATCTGCCGCGTCCCAGTATCGACACCGGAATGGGGCTTGAACGCATGGCGACCGTTCTTCAAGGCGTTCACAACGTCTTTGAAACGGATACTTTTTGCAATCTAATCGAGGCGAGCGAAGATCTGCTCAAGGCCAAGGCGGATGAGACCACCATCGCCAGCCATCGTGTGATTGCGGATCACCTGCGATCCACCAGTTTTCTGATTGCCGATGGCGTGATGCCATCAAATGAAGGCCGCGGGTACGTGCTTCGCCGGATCATGCGGCGGGCCATGCGGCATGCGCATTTGCTGGGGGCGGAGCAGCCCTTGATGCACCGTCTTGTGCCAACGCTGATCAGCGAAATGGGTCAGGCCTACCCTGATCTTCCGCGCGGCCAGGCGCTGATCACTGAAGTGTTGGAGCGGGAAGAGACGCGCTTTCGCCAGACCCTTGAAAAGGGCCTGCGTCTGCTTGATGAAGAAAGTGCCGGTTTACATGAAGGCGATAATTTGAAGGGTGAGACTGCCTTCAAACTCTACGATACATATGGGTTCCCTTATGATCTTACCGAAGATGCCTTGCGTAACCGCGGCATCAGCGTGGACAAGGATGGTTTCGATGCTGCCATGGCGCGGCAGAAAGCAGCCGCCCGTGCCGCGTGGAAAGGCACAGGCGCCGCAGCCGACGAAGAGCTGTGGTTCGACATTGCCGAACGCGAAGGCGCAACCGAATTTACCGGCTATAGCGCTGTCGAGGGTGAAGGCCACGTCGTTGCGCTGGTGGTGGATGGCAAGGAGGTCCAGTCTGCCGATAGCGGGCAGGACGTCACCGTGCTCACCAATCAGACACCGTTCTATGGCGAAAGTGGTGGGCAGGCTGGCGATGCCGGTGAAATAAATGGCGATCACCGCCTGGAAATTGAGGTTGAGGATACGTCCAAGCCGCTTGGTCGGCTGCATGCGCATAATGGCAAGATCACATCCGGGCGGATTTCAGTGGGTGATACGGTCCACCTTGCAGTCGATGCAGAACGGCGCGATCAGATACGAGCTAACCATTCGGCAACGCATCTGGTCCATGCCGCGCTGCGGCACCATTTGGGTGATCATGTAACGCAAAAGGGATCACTGGTAGCACCAGAGCGGCTCCGCTTCGATTTCTCGCATCCCAAGCCTATGTCGCCATCGCAAATCATGGCGATCGAGGCCGAAGTGAATGCCGAAATCCGCGCTAACGACGAGGTGGTGACCCGCTTGATGAGCCCGGATGATGCCATTGAAGCAGGGGCGATGGCCTTATTTGGCGAAAAATACGGCGAAGAAGTTCGCGTGCTCTCTATTGGCCGTTCAGACTGGAATAGCTCAGGCTATAATTATTCTGTTGAATTATGTGGTGGCACCCATGTCCGTGCAACTGGGGATATCGGCCTGTTCCGCATTGTTTCCGAAAGTGCGGTATCATCAGGTGTCAGACGGATTGAGGCGCTGACCGGAGAGGCTGCGCGTCAATGGCTGGTAGCACGCGAGGAATCACTGAAGACCGTTGCTGCCACGCTTAAGACCGCGCCTGACGAAGTAGAAGGCCGCGTTGCCGCTCTGGTCGATGAGCGCAAGCGCCTGGAACGCGAACTTGCCGAAGCGAAAAAGCAGCTCGCGCTTGGCGGCGGGGCAGGAGGTGCCGCTCCTGCTGCAAATGAGGATATCGGCGGTATCGCTTATTCGGGCCAGGTCATTGATGGCATCGATCCCAAGGAATTGCGTGGGCTTCTGGACGAGGCGAAGTCTCGGCTTGGAACGGGCGCTGCAGCAATCGTGGCGGTGAATGATGGCAAAGCGGCCATAGCTGCAGCGGTCACGAACGACCTTTTAGAGCGCCTCAGCGCGGTCGATCTCGTGCGCGCAGGTGTCGAAGCGGTTGGCGGAAAGGGCGGCGGTGGCCGCCCGGATATGGCGCAAGGTGGCGGACCAGATGGGGATAAGGCAGATGCGGCAATAGACGCCGTCCGCAAGGTTATCGCCAGCAAGGTCAGTGCCTGA